One part of the Marinobacterium rhizophilum genome encodes these proteins:
- a CDS encoding NAD-dependent succinate-semialdehyde dehydrogenase yields MSITLQDPSLLQSQAYINGQWVDADSGETFSVTNPANGEHLADVASVGAAETRRAIEAAEVAMQSWKAQPAKTRANVLRRWFELIMANQEDLALLMTLEQGKVLAESRGEIAYGASFVEWFGEEAKRVYGDVIPAQNDRRSIVIKQPVGVVAAITPWNFPNAMISRKVAPALAVGCAIVVKPAAETPLSALAMAVLAERAGVPAGLFSVLPGTDAPAIGGEMTSNPTVKKVTFTGSTPVGKLLMKQSADTVKRTSMELGGNAPVIVLDDADLDAAVAGSIAAKYRNSGQTCICANRILVQSSVYDAFVEKFTAKVNEFRLGNGLDAESTHGPLITTKAVRNVQSLVDDAVAKGARVETGGQVDALGDHFYQPTVLSNVVPGMRVAREEIFGPVAPIFRFDTEAQAIEMANDTEFGLAAYVFTRDVGRVWRVSEGLDFGMVGVNEIALGSDATPFGGMKQSGQGREGSKYGLDDYLEVKFICMGGLDR; encoded by the coding sequence ATGAGCATTACATTGCAAGACCCTAGCCTGCTGCAGTCCCAGGCGTACATCAATGGCCAGTGGGTCGATGCCGACAGCGGTGAAACCTTCTCCGTGACCAACCCGGCCAATGGCGAGCACCTGGCGGACGTGGCGTCGGTGGGTGCGGCGGAAACCCGCCGTGCCATCGAGGCAGCAGAGGTTGCCATGCAGAGCTGGAAAGCCCAGCCGGCCAAAACCCGTGCCAATGTGCTGCGTCGCTGGTTCGAGCTGATCATGGCCAACCAGGAAGACCTGGCGCTGCTGATGACGCTGGAGCAGGGCAAGGTGCTGGCCGAATCCCGTGGCGAGATCGCCTACGGTGCCTCCTTTGTGGAGTGGTTCGGTGAAGAAGCCAAGCGTGTCTACGGCGACGTGATCCCGGCGCAGAACGACCGTCGTTCCATCGTCATCAAGCAGCCGGTGGGTGTTGTGGCGGCGATCACGCCCTGGAACTTTCCCAACGCGATGATTTCACGCAAGGTGGCGCCGGCGCTGGCCGTGGGTTGTGCCATCGTCGTCAAGCCCGCGGCGGAAACCCCGCTGTCTGCCCTGGCCATGGCCGTACTGGCGGAACGCGCCGGTGTACCGGCGGGCCTGTTCAGCGTACTGCCGGGTACGGACGCACCGGCGATCGGTGGCGAGATGACCTCCAACCCCACCGTCAAGAAAGTGACCTTCACCGGGTCCACCCCGGTGGGCAAGCTGCTGATGAAGCAGAGCGCCGATACCGTGAAACGCACCTCCATGGAACTGGGCGGCAACGCGCCGGTCATCGTGCTGGACGATGCGGATCTGGACGCCGCGGTAGCCGGTTCCATCGCCGCCAAGTACCGCAACTCCGGCCAGACCTGCATCTGCGCCAACCGCATTCTGGTACAGAGCAGCGTTTACGATGCCTTCGTGGAAAAATTCACCGCCAAGGTGAACGAATTCCGCCTGGGCAATGGCCTGGATGCCGAGTCTACCCATGGCCCGCTGATCACCACCAAGGCGGTGCGCAACGTGCAGTCCCTGGTGGACGATGCCGTGGCCAAGGGCGCACGGGTTGAAACCGGCGGCCAGGTCGATGCCCTGGGCGATCACTTCTACCAGCCGACGGTGCTGAGCAACGTGGTGCCGGGCATGCGCGTGGCGCGTGAGGAAATATTTGGCCCGGTGGCGCCGATCTTCCGCTTTGACACCGAAGCCCAGGCCATCGAGATGGCCAACGATACCGAATTCGGCCTGGCGGCCTACGTCTTTACCCGTGATGTGGGCCGGGTCTGGCGCGTCAGCGAAGGTCTGGATTTCGGCATGGTCGGTGTCAACGAAATCGCCCTGGGTTCCGATGCCACGCCCTTTGGCGGCATGAAGCAGTCCGGTCAGGGCCGTGAAGGCTCCAAGTACGGCCTGGACGATTACCTGGAAGTTAAATTCATCTGCATGGGCGGACTGGACCGCTAA
- a CDS encoding sulfite exporter TauE/SafE family protein, with protein MTPEIFGWLALAVASGAFIQGSTGMGFALIVAPVLGILQPSLLPVGLLVLMLPLNAAVAWRERGAIDLMGTKWITLGRILGTFGGLWVLIVLPLNYLNILIGVSTIAASVATWLAPVFSPGKRAFVSTGVITGITETATGIGGPPLALVYQHMPVATLRASVALCFLIGEVVSLAVLAGSGHLESDRITPMLWLLPALLAGMLLSHWVHKSINGRFLRNFVMVFAITSGMFVLLN; from the coding sequence ATGACTCCAGAAATATTTGGATGGCTGGCGCTGGCCGTCGCCAGCGGCGCCTTTATACAGGGCAGTACCGGCATGGGCTTCGCCCTTATCGTCGCCCCGGTACTGGGTATCTTGCAGCCTTCCCTGCTACCGGTCGGCCTGCTGGTACTGATGCTGCCCCTCAATGCCGCTGTCGCCTGGCGCGAACGGGGTGCCATCGACCTTATGGGCACCAAGTGGATTACCCTCGGCCGGATACTGGGTACCTTCGGCGGCCTCTGGGTACTGATCGTGCTGCCGCTCAATTACCTCAACATTCTGATCGGGGTATCGACCATTGCCGCTTCGGTGGCCACCTGGCTGGCACCGGTGTTCTCCCCCGGCAAGCGGGCCTTCGTCTCCACCGGCGTCATCACCGGCATCACCGAAACCGCCACCGGGATTGGTGGTCCGCCGCTGGCACTGGTGTATCAGCACATGCCGGTCGCCACGCTGCGGGCCTCGGTGGCACTCTGTTTCCTGATCGGCGAGGTCGTCTCCCTGGCCGTGCTGGCCGGCAGCGGCCACCTAGAGTCCGACCGCATCACCCCCATGCTCTGGCTGTTGCCGGCCCTGCTGGCGGGCATGCTGCTGAGCCATTGGGTACACAAATCCATCAACGGCCGCTTTCTGCGTAACTTCGTGATGGTCTTTGCGATCACCTCAGGCATGTTTGTACTGCTGAATTAG
- a CDS encoding aminotransferase produces the protein MSAVIYPTTNLAATEQLSIERGEGVYVYDSNGKQYLEGLSGLWCTSLGYGNRELIDTTAEQMGKLAYSHMFGGKTHRGGMKLAERLAEMVPVDNARVFFGSSGSDANDTHIKLLRYYFSAIGRPQKRKIIARERSYHGVTVAAASLTGLPINQTNFDLPVEALGILRTDAPHYYRGALAGESEADFVTRITSNLEQLILREGPDTIAAFIAEPITGASGVIVPPAGYYEKVQAILAKYDILFWADEVITGFGRTGNDFGCTTVGIERPALMTLAKQLSSAYMPISASVIRGDLYDAMVEPSNKLGVFGHGYTYSGHPVACAVSLKVLEIYRRDDIFGHAARMGDYLQRRLDAFRDHPLVGEVRGRGLIGAIELVADKASGRAFDGGAVGAFAQRACEQHGLITRAVAGSSIAFCPPLIINEAQIDELIEKFGKALADTQDFVTREKLLSR, from the coding sequence ATGAGCGCTGTTATCTACCCAACCACCAACCTGGCCGCCACCGAGCAGCTGAGCATCGAACGCGGCGAAGGTGTTTACGTCTACGACAGCAATGGCAAGCAGTACCTCGAGGGCCTCTCCGGACTCTGGTGTACGTCGCTGGGCTACGGCAACCGTGAGCTGATCGACACCACGGCCGAGCAGATGGGCAAGCTGGCCTATTCGCACATGTTCGGCGGCAAGACCCACAGGGGCGGCATGAAGCTGGCCGAGCGCCTGGCCGAGATGGTGCCGGTGGATAACGCGCGGGTATTCTTTGGCAGCTCCGGCAGCGATGCCAACGATACCCATATCAAGCTGCTGCGCTACTACTTCAGCGCTATCGGCCGGCCGCAAAAGCGCAAGATCATTGCCCGCGAACGCTCCTACCACGGGGTGACGGTGGCGGCGGCATCCCTGACCGGGCTGCCGATCAACCAGACGAACTTCGACCTGCCGGTCGAGGCGCTGGGCATCCTGCGCACCGATGCACCGCACTATTACCGCGGTGCCCTGGCCGGTGAAAGCGAGGCGGATTTCGTGACGCGCATCACCAGCAACCTGGAGCAGCTCATCCTGCGCGAAGGCCCCGATACCATCGCGGCCTTTATCGCCGAGCCCATCACCGGTGCCAGTGGCGTGATCGTGCCGCCGGCGGGCTACTACGAAAAGGTGCAGGCGATTCTTGCCAAGTACGACATCCTGTTCTGGGCCGACGAAGTCATCACCGGCTTTGGCCGCACCGGCAACGACTTTGGCTGCACCACCGTGGGTATCGAACGTCCCGCACTGATGACCCTGGCCAAGCAGCTGTCCTCGGCCTACATGCCGATCAGCGCCTCGGTGATCCGGGGGGATCTGTACGATGCCATGGTGGAGCCCAGCAACAAGCTTGGCGTCTTTGGCCACGGCTATACCTACTCGGGCCACCCGGTGGCCTGCGCGGTATCGCTCAAGGTGCTGGAAATCTACCGGCGTGACGATATCTTCGGCCATGCCGCGCGCATGGGCGACTACCTGCAGCGCCGGCTGGATGCGTTCCGCGACCATCCGCTGGTGGGCGAGGTGCGTGGCCGCGGCCTGATCGGTGCCATCGAACTGGTGGCCGACAAGGCCAGTGGCAGGGCATTCGACGGTGGTGCCGTGGGCGCCTTCGCCCAGCGCGCCTGCGAACAGCACGGCCTGATCACCCGGGCGGTGGCCGGCTCCAGCATTGCCTTCTGCCCGCCGCTGATCATCAACGAGGCGCAGATCGACGAGCTGATCGAGAAGTTTGGCAAGGCCCTGGCGGATACCCAGGACTTCGTCACCCGGGAAAAACTCTTGTCCCGATGA
- a CDS encoding META domain-containing protein has product MLNSVVVRGFGLAAVLVLATGCAQHSGKMEEGMVQQGVSSDPGSAQGISWQWLSKTTPREMLEVAQPERYTLVLQPDGRVQAQFDCNRGQGRYEISEGQLKIGPVATTMMACLPGSLDSDYSRALEKVETFSVENGELLLGLEDEGGTLRFRAAP; this is encoded by the coding sequence ATGTTAAATAGCGTGGTGGTGAGAGGCTTCGGGTTGGCGGCAGTGCTTGTGCTGGCTACCGGTTGTGCGCAGCACAGCGGCAAAATGGAAGAGGGCATGGTGCAGCAGGGAGTCTCGAGCGATCCTGGCAGCGCCCAGGGCATCAGCTGGCAGTGGCTATCGAAAACCACGCCCAGGGAAATGCTCGAGGTGGCACAGCCGGAGCGCTATACCCTGGTGCTGCAGCCGGATGGCCGTGTGCAGGCGCAGTTTGACTGTAACCGGGGCCAGGGTCGCTACGAGATCAGCGAGGGTCAGCTAAAAATCGGCCCGGTTGCCACGACGATGATGGCCTGCCTGCCGGGGTCGCTGGATTCCGATTACAGCCGGGCATTGGAGAAGGTGGAAACCTTCAGTGTCGAGAACGGCGAGCTGCTGCTGGGGCTTGAAGACGAGGGAGGAACATTGCGTTTCAGGGCGGCGCCCTGA
- a CDS encoding alpha/beta fold hydrolase, with the protein MKKPVPVFERRGDSRELVVLLHAYSQSRQHLHALRSRVAASKPDADILIPDLPLGLFSFADCSEVIADLLRRIDRCWEEGGPYESLVLVGHSMGALLARKLYVCACGENPQAPFDERLYSLEPRPWASSVQRLILLAGMNRGWAINHHLSLLNAVLWTLGVLTGRLLSLFRPGKPIILSIQRGAIFITELRLQWLLMRRRANEKGAGGALTIQLLGSIDDMVSPGDNIDLISGRDFVYLDVPHSGHANVIEMDDSAKGHERAAVFERALLADRETLEAEQALPADNAAGEPQPDVTDVIFVIHGIRDAGYWTHKVARRVREKGKRCGRIVATETSSYGYFPMLRFVLSEERRIKTQWFMDQYVEASALYPNARFSFIGHSNGTYLLASALRDYRCCRFDRVVFAGSVVRRQYDWDRYIANGQVRRVANYVASADWVVAFFPKALQTLGLQDLGSAGHDGFHSPAVSQVTYVRGAHSAALNEDNWDAIADFILGDDEAHASEPLIRRHRSPLVWLPGLLAPLIWLLLAALLATIGYAITLTHSDWGWAQWQTTLLFVGYIMLVWTVLTRL; encoded by the coding sequence ATGAAAAAACCTGTACCAGTATTCGAACGTCGCGGCGACTCCCGGGAGCTGGTGGTGTTGCTGCACGCCTACTCCCAGTCAAGGCAACACCTGCATGCGCTGCGAAGCCGGGTCGCGGCGTCGAAGCCCGACGCCGATATCCTGATTCCCGACCTGCCGCTCGGGCTGTTCTCTTTCGCGGACTGCTCGGAGGTGATCGCGGACCTGCTGCGACGGATAGACCGTTGCTGGGAGGAAGGCGGCCCGTACGAGTCGCTGGTGCTCGTCGGCCACAGCATGGGCGCACTTCTGGCCCGCAAGCTGTACGTCTGTGCCTGTGGCGAGAATCCGCAAGCTCCGTTCGACGAACGTCTGTACTCGCTGGAGCCAAGGCCCTGGGCGAGCAGCGTGCAGCGCCTCATCCTTCTCGCGGGGATGAACCGCGGCTGGGCAATCAATCATCACCTGTCGCTGCTCAACGCCGTGCTCTGGACGCTGGGCGTGCTGACCGGACGCCTGCTGTCACTGTTCCGTCCCGGCAAGCCGATTATCCTGTCGATTCAGCGCGGCGCCATTTTCATCACCGAGCTGCGCCTGCAGTGGTTGCTGATGCGCCGCCGTGCCAACGAAAAAGGTGCAGGCGGCGCCCTGACGATCCAGCTGCTCGGATCCATCGACGACATGGTCTCGCCCGGTGACAATATTGACCTGATATCGGGCCGCGACTTCGTCTATCTCGACGTGCCGCACTCCGGCCATGCCAATGTGATAGAAATGGACGACTCGGCCAAAGGGCACGAACGCGCAGCTGTTTTCGAACGTGCCCTGCTGGCGGATCGGGAAACACTGGAGGCCGAGCAGGCGTTGCCGGCGGACAACGCCGCCGGCGAGCCGCAGCCGGATGTCACCGATGTCATTTTCGTGATCCATGGCATTCGCGATGCCGGCTACTGGACCCACAAGGTCGCACGCCGGGTGCGCGAAAAAGGTAAACGCTGTGGCCGCATCGTCGCCACCGAAACCTCCAGCTACGGCTATTTCCCGATGCTTCGCTTCGTCCTGTCGGAGGAAAGGCGCATCAAGACTCAGTGGTTCATGGACCAGTATGTCGAGGCGAGCGCACTCTATCCCAATGCCCGCTTTTCCTTTATCGGCCACAGTAACGGCACCTACCTGCTGGCCAGCGCCCTGCGTGACTACCGCTGCTGCCGCTTCGACCGCGTCGTCTTCGCCGGCAGCGTGGTGCGCCGGCAGTACGACTGGGACCGCTATATCGCCAACGGGCAGGTCAGGCGGGTCGCCAACTACGTCGCCTCCGCCGACTGGGTCGTCGCCTTCTTTCCCAAAGCACTGCAGACCCTCGGGCTGCAGGATCTCGGCAGCGCCGGCCACGACGGCTTCCACTCGCCCGCGGTCAGCCAGGTCACTTACGTCCGCGGAGCCCACAGCGCCGCGCTCAACGAAGACAACTGGGACGCTATCGCCGACTTCATCCTTGGCGACGACGAAGCCCACGCCAGCGAACCGCTGATCCGCAGACACCGCAGTCCGCTGGTCTGGCTCCCCGGTCTGCTGGCACCTCTGATCTGGCTGCTGCTCGCCGCCCTGCTCGCGACCATCGGCTACGCCATCACCCTGACCCACAGCGACTGGGGCTGGGCGCAGTGGCAGACAACGCTGCTGTTCGTCGGTTATATCATGCTGGTTTGGACGGTTTTAACGCGGCTGTAG
- a CDS encoding LysR family transcriptional regulator encodes MGKRKTAISGQLADMDLRLLRVFKTVADCGGFTAAEVELNLANSTICNYMADLEKRLDMRLCERGRAGFGLTEQGKMVYEATQELLAAMDQFRNRVNQSHDRIMGHLDLGCAEHMLGLPRSFLVDALGRFADKAPDVRLRIATMSSEEVVPAVMDGRVQIGITVLQADMPGLKSLKLYDEQMLLYCGRKHPLYGRSDADIHIDELQAYRFVESPRLLPGRELHPAMSGWNKQVSAHHQEARATLILTGHYLGFLPRHLVKSWGWGEEMQPLLETQLGYTNSFYAITKPRSERNLVVDSFFACLQDALATRWPPEDQAAL; translated from the coding sequence ATGGGCAAACGCAAAACGGCAATCAGCGGCCAGCTGGCCGACATGGATCTGCGGCTGCTGCGGGTATTCAAAACTGTAGCCGACTGTGGTGGCTTTACCGCCGCCGAGGTCGAACTCAACCTGGCCAATTCCACCATCTGCAACTACATGGCGGACCTGGAAAAACGCCTGGACATGCGCCTGTGTGAACGGGGCCGGGCGGGCTTTGGCCTCACCGAACAGGGCAAGATGGTATACGAGGCAACCCAGGAGCTGCTGGCGGCGATGGACCAGTTCCGCAACCGGGTCAACCAGTCCCACGACCGCATCATGGGGCATCTGGACCTGGGCTGCGCCGAGCACATGCTCGGCCTGCCCCGCAGCTTTCTGGTGGATGCCCTGGGACGCTTTGCCGACAAGGCCCCCGATGTGCGCCTGCGTATCGCCACCATGTCCTCCGAAGAGGTCGTGCCGGCGGTGATGGACGGGCGGGTGCAGATCGGCATTACAGTGCTGCAGGCCGACATGCCGGGGCTGAAAAGCCTGAAACTGTACGACGAGCAAATGTTGCTGTACTGCGGCCGCAAGCATCCGTTGTACGGGCGCAGCGACGCCGATATCCATATTGACGAACTGCAGGCCTACCGTTTCGTGGAGTCGCCCCGACTGCTGCCCGGGCGGGAGCTGCACCCGGCCATGAGCGGCTGGAACAAGCAGGTTTCGGCCCACCACCAGGAAGCCCGCGCCACCCTGATCCTGACCGGGCACTACCTGGGGTTCCTGCCGCGGCACCTGGTGAAAAGCTGGGGCTGGGGCGAAGAGATGCAGCCGCTGCTGGAAACCCAGCTGGGCTATACCAACAGCTTCTACGCCATTACCAAGCCACGCAGCGAACGCAACCTGGTGGTGGACAGCTTCTTTGCCTGCCTGCAGGATGCGCTGGCGACCCGCTGGCCCCCGGAGGATCAGGCGGCCTTGTGA